A window of Rosa rugosa chromosome 7, drRosRugo1.1, whole genome shotgun sequence genomic DNA:
tataactcattcgacactttggtcactcaattttcaaatatatcaattTGGTCACCCAACTATTActttgtcaatcactttagtcaccgaaGGGACATTTTGTCTCATTTTAATCACTTCTCCGAATCATTCCAATTcatatttctcaattttcacgattggttggacgaaaatatcattTATAATGTGGAAAATAAAGCttctttttaatgaaaaaaattaatggagtgactaaagtgaataacagagttaaagttgagtaaccaaagtgatatatttaaaaagtgagttaccaaagtgtcaaacatgtaaaagttgagtgatcaTTTGTGATATTTCAAAAACTaatataattaaattcaaaactagctaaaatagagagaattGATACAGACATATTTTAaattgttagccaaatagctaTTTTAGCTCAAATTTGTCTTGAAAATAGCTAGTATCACTAAAGTTGCATGCATGCTCTATgtgcatgtttagctttttagctattgtAGCAACTCCACCAACCTCTGCAGGTTCTTTATTTTAGCTTTTATCTATATGATTCCTAAATATATAAAGCTCAAATTTGTCTTGAAAATAGTTAGTATTGCTAAAAATGCATGCTCTATGagtatgtttagctttttagctattgtAGCAACTCCACCAATGTTATGCCCTGCATCAAAAATTTAACTTGTTACTAGTTACAATTAGTGAAAGACGATTTTACTTTGTGGGTTTCTGTTTTACCGTTTGGGGGATAAAGAGTTGACTTTTTCCTTAACCCGATGATTTAGAAAAATTTCTTGTAGAAGTTGTAGAATACGTTAAACTGAGTTCGTAGACACGTAGTTTGCCCAAATTAGAGTTCGGACGGAAAAGTTATGATCGAAAAACTTAAGTTACTATTCCTTGCCTTGGTGTACTTATTGGGGTTTCTATTTTTGGAAAGGGGGGAGAGAATTATTGCAGCAAAGCCGAGACCCTAAACCCGAGGACTTCTCTTTTTCGCTGTTCGGACCCGAAATCGAATTCCGGCCATTTCTTCGCGGTTAGACCGCCGCCGGGCACGCCACTTGTCACAATTTGATCctttcttccttctcttctaTCCCATATAAGTATTTCACGTTGACATGCCTTGATTCGAGCTAATCGAAGTGAGATTATTCAAATCGGCGAATCGCCGAATTCTCGTTAGGTTTCTGATTTCTGGCGGTTTCCGGCTGGAAATCTTGGTGGGTTTTGTTGCTTGGGAGACACTGATCATTTTCCAATCCATCTTGTAGCTCAATTTGGCCAAAGGAGGAAGAATCGAAACTCAACAGTGGGATTCGCCGGATTTTTTCTTTCGGGCCGATTTTCAGCCAATTGGTTGTGAAGTGGTTGTTTGTGCAGGTACAAAAGTTGTTGGGTTTGTTGTGAAGATCAATTTGGTGTAGGTAGTGTGGCTTGGTTTGGGCTTTGGTGTGGTGGAACGTGTGGCCCACGTGCTGTAGGGCACGTGGAGGCGCATGCAGCCATTTAAAATGCTTTGTTTTAGCTTATAAATCATACCCTGCGCTTCGTGTTAGAAAATTCGAATTTAGATATTGATCGGAAAGTGTTAGTTTTGAAATTATTGGGTGTTATATTCGTTGTTGTGAATTAAATTCGGATGTTATCCTTAGAGAATTTGAGAATGTAAAAGAGGATTTGGAAATTGGTAAATCGTTGAGAATCTTGGATTTCGAGTATTAAGAATCTTAAATTGGAAAAGCCGGATTTAGGGGAAATGATGAGTAAATTGAGTTGTTATTATTTCGAGGAAGTAATTGTCGATTTTAAATTGTTCCCATATTATTATTTATACGTTGCCAATTTGTACATGACGTACTGAGCCCTCGAGTGAGGAGGATCCCAGCAGGCAATAGGCATAGCTGTGAGGCTTACCAGTGAGTGGacctttgtttttaaattaaattatgcatgcagtaatAAATCTTCGATTATAGTTTCAACTTGAGATTTAAAATATTTGATTAAATGTGATTTCATTGTTATCGAAAGGAAATGAGTTTTTGAAACGTGGCTTGATGAGGAGGCTATCGTTgttgcatgcatgcattacctggtcggcagtaccctctgtttggctccagttttgctgcagctggtcaacagtctcttttctgtgcgagcgtgccagcacctttcgggtgcggtcgtcgggggtgtcccttgacctgacttcttttgagcgattgtggacaaggagagcaccaacctcgtcacgggattctttgtgcctcgtggtgaggacttttgctaagcttcttcaaaattaCACAATCGAGACTCAACGTCGTAGATcaagcagagcgaaaatcactgggaagtggggagaacttgctaaagcgtgactttagcttggctggtttgcgagggcgttacccttgcttggctggttccgtaaccgttgtggtcgcggtactacagtcggctcccggtAATGGAGATGAGCTTaaccattttgggttcaaacacccTCCAGGTAATAGTTTGGCCCGCAATACCCTCCAGactatattccggttggcagtaccctccgatgctttatctggtcggcagtaccctccagatgacatgaggtagttagtcagTAGTACCATCTAACTATCTGTGGTTAGTAggcagtaccctctaaccaCCGCCTCCTAGATTTCGGTTGACagtaccctccgatgcgtcatctggcaGGCAGTACCCTTCAGAttgcatgagatgactagtcgggAGTACCCTCTAGTTATTACCACACCATGTGGTTAAAACCTTAAAGTTAAAGGCTTAACCCTATCTTCTCTTAATTAAAAAGTAATTTAAATTTAAGACTAGCTAAACTAAAAACTAGTGTCCATCAGGGTTGGAAGGAGGTGGAAATAGAGAGTGATTGTTCCATCCTTGTTGCTACCATGAATAGCCAAGCGGAAGATAACTCAGAGGTAAGTCGAATTCTTGATGATTGTAGAGATTATATGCAAGCTTTTGATTATGTTAGGATTCGACATATTTATCGTGAAACAAATAGTGTAGCGAATAGGTTAGCTCACTTTGCTAGTCTTGATCACGTTGTGGATCTTTCTTTAGTTGAGACTCCTGACTTCTtacaggatgttctctatgaggattttTGTAATGCAACTATGCACGCTCGGGGTacaggtattacgtcccccctGATGCGGcaaaatattattaataataacttaggcgtggggatgagcctctcagcttgactgggttccaaaccccattattaaaaaaaaaaactagtgtAGACTTATTTTAGAAGTAAAAGCCAAGATAGCTAGCAATTTGAAAAACCTCTAATTGCATTTTAGTCCATATATGTTGGTCATATTACAAATTCATGAGTTTTAAATTTTATCCCTATATTTATTTCCAAGGTATGCAAATGGCTGCAGATAGTTTCTGGAGCTCGAAAACGAAGGCAAAGTAAGAGTCTTGTCTCAGATTGAAAGGAGACGACTGCGTTTAATCGCAAATGCTGCATCCCTTGGCGCCTAAACACTGCCAGGTTTGAAACTTGTTCATCCttttttcatcaaatttctTATCTTTCCCTCCATCTTTACTCAAATCCATTACAGCCCCATGACTGATTCCACCCTTATTGATTCTGAGACCGAGATCGAAGCCTCTCGAGGTAAAAATCAATTTGTTGTCTTCTTCTTTGATCAAGTTTTTGGTATGTCTTTCTTTTTGTGATTGCTGATATTTGGTATGTAATCTCACCCTTGTTAGTTAGGATTCTGGTCTTAGTTTTAAAGTTCATGGGTTTTTGTGCTACTTGTTATAGCTGTGCAGTTTCTTTGGTTAAGTTTATGTAGAGTGTAGCAGAAAATTTTAGGAGTTGTGGGTTGTTGTGGTTTTTTAGGTGCTGCTTGTTGATGGGTTTTTCTGGTTTCAAAAACTTGTTATAGCCATGCAGTTCCTTTGGTTAAGTTTGTCGCAGAAAATTTTAGTACTTGTTTATATGTATCTGACTATCTGCTATAGCATGGTTCGGTTTGGGACTCGGTTAGGTTTGTTAATAATGATGGAGATGTTTGGTGGGGATATCAGGTACCAGTAGAACAAGAGTGAATATGGCTGAGGGATCTTCCCAGGGGAAGAGGTTGCTGCAGCACCTTAAAGACCTACACGAGGTATATGTTTTTAGTTGTCTCCTCTCAATctcatgtgtctttaagatGTGCTTGAGCATTGGTGGTGTTGTtcactttgttttttttctgaatGTTATCTCAGGAAAACAAGACACTCATGAAGCTCGTTGCAGACAAAGAGTATCCTTTTGAGATCTATatgttctttttattttgtgaatttatCTCATTTACTAGTTCAAATCTGGTCTGGCACTTCTTTCCTCTGTGGTTTTGCTTAATTCTGTTCGGAAGTAAGCGTATTGAATCGTACATGATAGATTTTGAAGAGCTGAATAGCTTGAAAATCATTGTCAATAAACTAGAgaaacaaaatttcaaactcACCCAAGCAAACAGCCAGATGTTGCAAGAGCTACGGAGTTTGAGAGACCATGTGCAGAAAGTACAACAACCAAATTTACCACCCGCCCAAGAAATAAACCAGGTGCAGGAAGTACAACAACCAAATTTGCAACCCCAAGAAATAATCCAGGTGCAGGAAGCACAACGACCAAATTTGCAACCTGCCCAAGCAAGAGTCCAGGTGCAGGAATTAGAACCACCAAATTTGCAAGCTGCCGAAGCAAGTAGCCAGATGCAGGAAGAAGAACCTGACCTAGAAAATAGCCAGATATTGCTGGTACGTTTCTCATATAATAGTTGCTCAATGTTCAAGGTTTTGTCCAAGATGCTTGGTTTATCACATATGATTGAAAGATTCCACTTAATTTGTAGGAACTCAAATCACGTGATCATATGTTAAGTTCTACTGACGAAGCAGTCCGGGAGTGTATAGATATGATCGAAAAACTTCAAGGTTTGCCAAATAGTAACTTGACGTATAATGTGGAATTCTGGATTAATAGAGATCCTCACTATAACAACactttttacataattttcctccAGCTTTGGGCCCTCCTACTAATGAAGCAATCCAACAAGTTAAGGCAAAGCTTCAAGGTCTGTCAACGGACTCAACGTCAATTCTGACATGTCATTTGAATTTTTGGTATCTCCTTACTGTATCAACCTTTTTAGCATATTTCCCTGCAGCTTTGGGCCCTCTTACGATTGATGCAGTCCGGCAGATTAGAGTGGGGTTTCGTAAGCTTCAGAAATTGCAGTGTCCAAGGTGTGAATCTAATAACACTAAATTCAGTGTTTTGAAAGCCAAAAGAATATCTGCCCCAAGATATCACTGCAAAAATTGTAAAATGGAATGGACATTGGGGGGCGAAATAAGGAAACCTATTGTGCTTGGAGGCGTGAATAGAAGAGATCTTCTTCAGCAGCGCGTCCAACGTGTTCAGCGTAGGAGGATGAAGACTTGAAAATAGTATATATTTTTAACGTTGTAAAGTTTTGAGCTTGATATAGTTCTTGTTCCCATAGCAGATAATAATTGTTCAGCTTGGTTTCTTTCATTGAGTAGTACCAAAACAAACTAGCACTGTAAACTTAAATATGGTCGTTGTTGCATTAGCCAGTTCGACAATACTCTTTTACAATGTTCTCTGAACTTTCTAATTTGGAAtttcaataatatttttttcACCGTGTACAATTCCTACAATGAAGCCCTAATGATTTTGTGTATGCATGTGTGCTtatgaagaaaccctaggaaTCTCTCAATTTGAATTATCCATCCTTTTTCTTTCCTGGAAAGAATTTACAGTAAATGTGGCTTCATATCAGGTTGATGATTTGAAACAAGGGCTTTGTGGTGTGATGGATGCATCATTTATAACTGGAACATTAGCCAACTGACTTCGAAAAGTCCCACTTTTACTTTCCTGGTTTAAAAATAGTAAAATACAATCTTCAATAAGTTGACAGTTACTATCTCGAGACAAATCTTGTTTGCCattgaaaactgaaaatcaTGATGCTAAACTTACATTCCTTGAATTCAATGTTCTTGTATTACAAGCCCTTTCGGATGCGAAATCAGCTGATTATTATCATATTGTTTGTGAAACAGTGTCCCCTATCAAGACATGTATCAAACTATGTTCACAATTGGACACAGCCAGCATCTAGTTGCTTCACGGAGACATGGAGATCATTAGTAGAAAACAATAATACAATCTAGGTCAATCAAACTGAAGCAACATCCCCGAAAGCACCGGTGCTTGCAACTTTGCTTATAAAATTTTTCGACGAAGGCAAGCCAGCAACCACATCCTCTTCGATTCCACACTCGTTTGTTCCTCTTTTGATCATGAAGTAACCATCCTGCACAACATTCACAGTAGATGACACATTTACATGTTATCGTGGCTATTTGAATAAACAATAAATAGCTATTTCAAACTGAAAAGCAATTAAATGGAAACATACATCTCCCCAGCTTCTATTCCACTGATTTGCGAGAAGCTGAAACACAAGAGTACATGGTCAAAACGTAAACTCAGAAAACTTCATGCTTGCAGAAAAAATAGTATGTCAACATACCCAATAGTCCTCCCCAGCGTTGGTTGTGCCCCACCCAATTAGCTTAACAGCATGACCTCCCAGAACTTCACCTGTAATATGCTTGTAAACTCCAGATTTATAGTATGCAAAATCCTGTAAAATGATTGCAATATTCTAAGAATCAGATCAAGCCAGCCCAGTCTTGCAAGAAAAACGTCAATATCTTGCAACGGCCACCTAACTTCCTAAAACGTAAGTACTTGCGTGACATTTTGTAATTCATTCCACATGACAGTTGACAGACAAGACCCAGGCATAAGCAATATGCATATGCTAAACAGAGAATAGATTCGAGAACAGAAATATGAAAGAACTTGCCTCATAAACGGTGAAGGCAACTTCAACTGGTCCGTTCTTATAGACTTCTGCCATAATACTGTGTGGATCAGAATGGATCCTATATGCACTGACACTGTAACGCTTTGCCCGGTTCCACATCTGGTTCCCATCTACACACTTTCTAATGCACTTTGGTGTAGGATATGCGGGCTCACAACCAGGGTGGGAACAGCCAGTTTGATCAAAGTATGGGTCACACTGCCAGATTGAATAATTATAAGGACCTCACGCTGGAATTAAAAAGTAAAAGAGAACCTCGAATTTATATGAACAATTTCAGTGCTAATAAAAAATGGAGAGAAACACAGGACCCATTATATCTAGGTAAATACAGGGACCTACACTTCTGGTAGTTAGAATATCCTAGCTTCCTATTTGTATGAACTAAGAAAAGGTTCCTGTCACAAAAAAGACTTGCAATTCTAAGAGTGAGCAGAAACAATCATTCAACAATGAAGGAGGACTGCTTTCAGGGAAGGATTGAAAATGGTCCTTAGTTGCAAAAGGCTTGCTTCTAAGGTCTGCATTAGATATCATATCAGGTAGACTTTGCTTTTGCTGTGAGGGTTAGGATGAGTGCTGATTATAATCTGAAATATATCTAACACGACTTTTGATATTGATAGATAACAGGCAGATGCTAAAACAAGGTGAAGGTATcaatgtcttcttcttctttttcctttttttttttaatttttttatttggttctTCTCCATTTAGACATGCAAGATAAAGCCATCCTAATAAGATCACATATTTTAGACTAATCAAAGAAAATCAACATCAGATAGTAATTTCATAATAAGTTGCTACCTCTTCAGTGACAACACCGTGGTGGACAAAGTAACGCCATGCATAAATTGGAATTCCACCATCACAACCATTTCCACACATAAAACCACAGCACGCTAAGAGATCATTAACAGACAGAGATGTGTTCTGAAATGAAACAGAGgttaaaattaaacaaaatgaatataatatatataatgaATAATGAACGAGAGAAGCAGTGACGTTGCTATCAATGAATTTTTCAGTTACCTTGCCAAATTGGATGCAGAAACGATCTGATAGTGCTTCAACAGCAGCAAAAGCCCAACAAGAGCCACAGTGACCCtacatattcaaaaacttgCCTTTAATTTTTGGAATACATTTGTGTGACAAAAGATAACAGGGCATGTATACGAAAATTATTACCTGATCTTCATTAAAGAAATTGATCCAGCATTTGACATACAAATGGCAATGGCAAAGAATCAGAACCTTATGTTTTTAATTGAAAGAAACATTGATTATCAACATATAAATGAAAAGAAGATACCAACCTAGAATTCGTCCAATGGTGGTGCACTGAGACCAAGCCTCCCTTGCATCAAAACTATTTGGCAACTTCAAAGATTTCGGATGACTTACTATGGGTACACCCAACAATTCCTTTTTGGGTATTGGTTTGACTCCCAGAAGATGCATAAACTCACCAACCTGTGCAACGAAAAGGAAATCTTGAGAGCCAGGAGTCAAATGTAGAAACCAATATATGCATTTGTGAGACTGTTGAGACAAAAAGAGGAAAATCTTGTAAATTATGACAAAGAAGATGCCACTGGTTAAAGGCTTACAGTGTAATTGGAGAGGCGAGGACTCATGGCAGCTTGCCATCCTGCGTTGGGGTTTTCATTTATCTCCTTAATGATTGACTCCTGCAGGGCGATGGTGAGAGTCAAAACAACAATAGCGGAGTTTCTTCACAATTAATATTGCAATGAATGAGAAGCGGCCCATATCTGAGCGAGCAAGCAAGCAAGTCGGAATCATATATACCTGAAGAACAGGAGACTGGAGCTTACTCTGGGAAAGCGGTTTTGCTGCAACAAACTGTTCGACAGTAGAACCCATTAGGTTGTTATAATAGTAACTTTGATGATAAGTAAGATAGAGAAAACAAGTCAATGGAAGTCATGAATCCAACCAACTCACATAAAGCCTCAAACACTAAGAAACTTATAGTATCACAAAGAAAAACTTACTTTGCTCTTATGACTACTGAATCGAACTTTGATAAATTTACACATGATTTCACAACTCGTCATAACACACAGCTTAGGAAGGTCTCTACCTTACAGATTCAAATTCCAGGCACACATGACTTGATATTAAATTTAGCAACTACAGTTTTTGCAAAAGTAATAATATGCCTTGATTATTTCTTCAATAAAATCCTAAATCAGTAATCTCTCATATCAATTTTGCTGAAACAAGAGATTCAATTAGAGTTTACTacatgataaaaaaataaaatttactgcATGGTTTAATAGTTACAGAGACTCAAAACTGTTGCGtctgatatgatatgatatgatttCAAAGGGCAACAGTAAAataggaaaatgaaaataatgagGTTGGCAAAATTGAAATAAATTCAGGTCAGAATATAAAAGAAAGAGATCGGAGGATTGGATTAGATGCGAACCTGCGAAACGGCCCCTAAAAGTAGGAGCAGAGCCACAAAAGAGAGCTTCGCCATCGTCGTCTTCGTTTTTTGGTTGGGTTTGGTGCCTATGACTATGAAGCTTGGAGGTCTCTCCTCTATTTATGGACTTTTATCCTAGAGTGGTTCCTTGTTGGAGATATTTTAGTATTTTATTATAATTAGAATTAGAATATTGGTAGTCGGATAATGACAGTGACGGAAAACGAAAgccaagggagaagaaaaaCAACCTCTACAAGTCACAATTATTGGCGGGATTAAAcattttctcctttttctttttctgttgtgCACGCAACAAACGACGTCGCTGTGGATTGGACGCCGCAACTATACACACGGAACCAATCCGTAAATAGATACCTGCCTGCCTGCCTGCCTGTTTCGGTTGGTCACCTTTTCTTTCTCTGTGGTAGATTTTATTCTGTGGGTTAAAAACGAAATGGTAAAATTGTTTTCAGCCCGGCACGTGTCCAAGGACACTCGTGTGTAAACCTGGCCTCTCCAGTTTTATGTCGGCGCAAGCAAACACGAGTTATATCAATCCTACCCAGAAATTCTTGGGTACATTTAACAGTTGCGGTTCATGTATAGCCTACAATCACCAGTCATCGGAATGGTGAAGACTTCTTGCATTAGCACTCGGCACCCTCAAGAGCATTTGGTACGAGGGGTATCCAAGTCCATTGCATAGTCTTTCTATTGTGTATACATCAAAAACCTAAAGATGGATTTTCCTAccaagagaaggaaaaaaaaaacagagagaagaaaCATTTCAATGAGGATAAGGATAGCACCATACCATGGTTCAATAACATACCCATCAACGCTAAGCAACCACAATATCCATACTACTATTTAGATGGTTGCTAATTAGCCTTTTGCTTTCTGTAAAACTCTGTGAAGCTATCATCAACCAGAACACACAAGTTTTCAAAAACTGCCCTAAAGTTTCATTCTGACTAGTTGTTGCTGGTTCTCTCCACCCTAAAATGCAGTCTCTAGTTATATCTCACCCCTCAAAGTTCGCAGCTGCTTCAGGCTGAACCTTGGAGTACTTATCCATGAGCTGGGTTAATTTGGCATCGAAATCTTCCTCCAGACCGACCTCCTCCTCCCAGTGCCTCCGCTTCATTGCAGCCTTGTTCTCTCCATGAACTTTTATCAGCATGTCCCTCTCTGCCACAAAATCCTCCATCTCCTTCTCTTGGCACTGGATGAAGTTGGCAATTTCCACCAACCTACAACCATAAGGAGTATGAATCAAACAAAATCAGAAGCATGGGGTGACTTTTCGATTTATTACCAGCATAGCAATCCTGGGTATGTGAAGGCTGTCCACCATATTCTTTGACAAAACTAATTTACCTGTCAAGCGAAGGCTGGCCATGTGACTGCTTCACCTTCTCACGCTGCTCCTGCTGCAGCCTCTCAAAACCTTCTTCCTTAGCATCCCTTGATTCATGAATGATTTTGATTTGGTCTTTGAAAAATTGTTCTTGCTCATACATCTGCTCACAAAAGTAAATACATAAAGTAAAACCATttcaaacaatacaaaagaatGGTTAGAACAATTTCAAAGCCCACCACAACATCACAAAATAGTCATAAACAACCTAGATAGTCTTTTGTCAACTGTAGCTCAAACCACATCACAAGTTTGAATCCTATTCTTGGGGTGTAATCAAATGTCACCATATAGAGCATTACCTCTTCCTTAGTTTCTTCATGTTGGGTTTTGGTCCTGTGTCTTACAATACGATTTTCCTCTGTTGTTTTGCGGAGCTTCTCACTAACAATACCAAGAGACTCTTCAAGAGCTTTTGCATGCCTCTGTTCTTTAACAACCCTGTTCTTCAACCAGATAAGCTGTTGATTGTCCTCGCTCATTTGCCTAAGATCATTCACAACCTTCTCCTGATATGACCTCATCTCAAACTTCAGCTTGGCTTTACCTAAATAGTAACAAAAGATGTCATCCACTTACCTTCTAAAGGCAAAGCTGCTTCCatgggaaaagaaaaatgaaaaaaagaaaaaatcgagATTTCCAACATccacataaataaaaaatttggaTCTTAATTGCAGAAGTAATT
This region includes:
- the LOC133721760 gene encoding uncharacterized protein LOC133721760 isoform X2, which gives rise to MAEGSSQGKRLLQHLKDLHEENKTLMKLVADKEYPFEIYMFFLFCEFISFTSSNLVWHFFPLWFCLILFGSKRIESYMIDFEELNSLKIIVNKLEKQNFKLTQANSQMLQELRSLRDHVQKVQQPNLPPAQEINQVQEVQQPNLQPQEIIQVQEAQRPNLQPAQARVQVQELEPPNLQAAEASSQMQEEEPDLENSQILLELKSRDHMLSSTDEAVRECIDMIEKLQALGPPTNEAIQQVKAKLQALGPLTIDAVRQIRVGFRKLQKLQCPRCESNNTKFSVLKAKRISAPRYHCKNCKMEWTLGGEIRKPIVLGGVNRRDLLQQRVQRVQRRRMKT
- the LOC133721761 gene encoding cathepsin B-like protease 2, which encodes MAKLSFVALLLLLGAVSQFVAAKPLSQSKLQSPVLQESIIKEINENPNAGWQAAMSPRLSNYTVGEFMHLLGVKPIPKKELLGVPIVSHPKSLKLPNSFDAREAWSQCTTIGRILDQGHCGSCWAFAAVEALSDRFCIQFGKNTSLSVNDLLACCGFMCGNGCDGGIPIYAWRYFVHHGVVTEECDPYFDQTGCSHPGCEPAYPTPKCIRKCVDGNQMWNRAKRYSVSAYRIHSDPHSIMAEVYKNGPVEVAFTVYEDFAYYKSGVYKHITGEVLGGHAVKLIGWGTTNAGEDYWLLANQWNRSWGDDGYFMIKRGTNECGIEEDVVAGLPSSKNFISKVASTGAFGDVASV
- the LOC133721760 gene encoding uncharacterized protein LOC133721760 isoform X4 encodes the protein MAEGSSQGKRLLQHLKDLHEENKTLMKLVADKDKRIESYMIDFEELNSLKIIVNKLEKQNFKLTQANSQMLQELRSLRDHVQKVQQPNLPPAQEINQVQEVQQPNLQPQEIIQVQEAQRPNLQPAQARVQVQELEPPNLQAAEASSQMQEEEPDLENSQILLELKSRDHMLSSTDEAVRECIDMIEKLQALGPPTNEAIQQVKAKLQALGPLTIDAVRQIRVGFRKLQKLQCPRCESNNTKFSVLKAKRISAPRYHCKNCKMEWTLGGEIRKPIVLGGVNRRDLLQQRVQRVQRRRMKT
- the LOC133721760 gene encoding uncharacterized protein LOC133721760 isoform X1, which encodes MTDSTLIDSETEIEASRGTSRTRVNMAEGSSQGKRLLQHLKDLHEENKTLMKLVADKEYPFEIYMFFLFCEFISFTSSNLVWHFFPLWFCLILFGSKRIESYMIDFEELNSLKIIVNKLEKQNFKLTQANSQMLQELRSLRDHVQKVQQPNLPPAQEINQVQEVQQPNLQPQEIIQVQEAQRPNLQPAQARVQVQELEPPNLQAAEASSQMQEEEPDLENSQILLELKSRDHMLSSTDEAVRECIDMIEKLQALGPPTNEAIQQVKAKLQALGPLTIDAVRQIRVGFRKLQKLQCPRCESNNTKFSVLKAKRISAPRYHCKNCKMEWTLGGEIRKPIVLGGVNRRDLLQQRVQRVQRRRMKT
- the LOC133721760 gene encoding uncharacterized protein LOC133721760 isoform X3 is translated as MTDSTLIDSETEIEASRGTSRTRVNMAEGSSQGKRLLQHLKDLHEENKTLMKLVADKDKRIESYMIDFEELNSLKIIVNKLEKQNFKLTQANSQMLQELRSLRDHVQKVQQPNLPPAQEINQVQEVQQPNLQPQEIIQVQEAQRPNLQPAQARVQVQELEPPNLQAAEASSQMQEEEPDLENSQILLELKSRDHMLSSTDEAVRECIDMIEKLQALGPPTNEAIQQVKAKLQALGPLTIDAVRQIRVGFRKLQKLQCPRCESNNTKFSVLKAKRISAPRYHCKNCKMEWTLGGEIRKPIVLGGVNRRDLLQQRVQRVQRRRMKT